In a genomic window of Luteitalea sp.:
- a CDS encoding biotin/lipoyl-binding protein — protein MKLKLAAAAIVTVALAVSVAYYRSAAASAEPRLVTANVTRGPVVETVEATGTVEPVDAVEVGSQVTGTIQTLAADFNDRVTRGDVIATLDPASLEAQVQQAEASVL, from the coding sequence ATGAAGCTCAAACTGGCAGCAGCGGCAATTGTGACGGTGGCGCTCGCCGTGTCTGTTGCCTACTACCGATCGGCTGCCGCCAGCGCGGAACCTCGCCTGGTTACGGCGAACGTGACACGTGGTCCCGTCGTGGAGACGGTGGAGGCCACGGGCACCGTCGAGCCCGTGGACGCGGTGGAGGTTGGCAGTCAGGTGACCGGGACGATCCAGACGCTAGCGGCAGACTTCAACGACCGCGTCACACGCGGCGACGTGATTGCGACGCTCGACCCAGCGTCGCTCGAGGCGCAGGTTCAGCAGGCGGAGGCGAGCGTGCTT